The Pongo abelii isolate AG06213 chromosome 20, NHGRI_mPonAbe1-v2.0_pri, whole genome shotgun sequence genome window below encodes:
- the PNMA8A gene encoding paraneoplastic antigen-like protein 8A isoform X3 has product MSKTMAMNLLEDWCRGMEVDIHRSLLVTGIPEDCGQAEIEETLNGVLAPLGPYRVLNKIFVREENVKAALIEVGEGVNLSTIPREFPGRGGVWRVVCRDPTQDAEFLKNLNEFLDAEGRTWEDVVRLLQLNHPTLSQNQHQPPENWAEALGVLLGAVVQIIFCMDAEIRSREEARAQEAAEFEEMAAWALAAGKKVKKEPGLAAEVGSALKAETPNNWNATEDQHDPPKPLVRRAGAKSRSRRKKQKKNPKQEAVPWKKPKGINSNSTANLEDPEVGDAESMAISEPIKGSRKPCVKQEELALKKPMAKCAWKGPREPPQDAQAEAESPGGASESDQDGGHESPPKKKAMAWVSAKNPAPMRKKKKVSLGPVSYVLVDSEDGRKKPVMPKKGPGSRREASVQKAPQGQQPAEATASTSRGPKAKPEGSPRRATNESRKV; this is encoded by the exons ATGTCCAAGACCATGGCGATGAACCTTCTGGAGGATTGGTGCAGGGGAATGGAAGTGGACATCCACAGGTCCTTATTGGTCACAGGTATCCCAGAGGACTGTGGGCAGGCAGAAATTGAGGAGACCTTGAATGGGGTCCTCGCCCCACTGGGCCCGTACCGCGTGCTCAACAAGATTTTTGTGAGGGAAGAGAATGTTAAAGCTGCCCTCATTGAGGTTGGTGAAGGTGTGAATCTGAGCACCATCCCCCGTGAATTCCCAGGAAGGGGTGGTGTCTGGAGAGTGGTCTGTAGAGACCCTACCCAGGatgctgagtttttaaaaaatctgaatgaaTTCCTGGATGCCGAGGGGCGCACCTGGGAGGATGTGGTCCGCCTGCTCCAGCTCAACCACCCCACCCTGTCCCAGAACCAGCATCAGCCCCCAGAGAACTGGGCAGAAGCTCTGGGGGTGCTCCTGGGAGCGGTGGTGCAGATCATCTTCTGCATGGATGCGGAGATCCGCAGCCGGGAGGAAGCCAGGGCCCAGGAGGCCGCTGAATTCGAGGAGATGGCAGCCTGGGCTTTAGCAGCAGGGAAGAAGGTGAAGAAAGAACCGGGGCTTGCAGCAGAGGTGGGTTCTGCCTTAAAGGCAGAGACCCCCAACAACTGGAATGCCACGGAAGACCAGCATGACCCTCCCAAACCTTTGGTTCGCAGGGCTGGAGCTAAGTCTCGCTCCAggagaaagaagcagaagaagaacCCCAAGCAGGAAGCAGTGCCCTGGAAAAAACCCAAAGGCATCAATTCCAACAGCACAGCCAACTTGGAGGATCCTGAGGTGGGTGATGCTGAAAGCATGGCGATCTCAGAGCCCATCAAGGGCAGCAGAAAGCCCTGTGTGAAGCAGGAGGAGTTGGCTTTGAAGAAGCCCATGGCGAAATGTGCCTGGAAGGGTCCCAGAGAGCCACCTcaggatgcccaggcagaagccgaGAGCCCAGGAGGTGCCTCTGAGTCAGACCAAGATGGTGGCCATGAAAGCCCGCCAAAGAAGAAGGCCATGGCCTGGGTTTCTGCCAAGAACCCCGCTCCcatgaggaagaagaagaaggtgaGCTTGGGCCCTGTCTCTTACGTCTTGGTTGACTCAGAAGATGGCAGGAAGAAGCCGGTGATGCCAAAGAAAGGGCCGGGCTCAAGAAGGGAGGCATCAGTTCAGAAGGCCCCTCAAGGCCAGCAGCCTGCCGAGGCAACAGCCTCAACCTCTAGGGGTCCGAAGGCCAAGCCAGAAGGCTCTCCTCGGCGTGCCACCAATG AATCCAGAAAGGTTTGA
- the PNMA8A gene encoding paraneoplastic antigen-like protein 8A isoform X2 has product MSKTMAMNLLEDWCRGMEVDIHRSLLVTGIPEDCGQAEIEETLNGVLAPLGPYRVLNKIFVREENVKAALIEVGEGVNLSTIPREFPGRGGVWRVVCRDPTQDAEFLKNLNEFLDAEGRTWEDVVRLLQLNHPTLSQNQHQPPENWAEALGVLLGAVVQIIFCMDAEIRSREEARAQEAAEFEEMAAWALAAGKKVKKEPGLAAEVGSALKAETPNNWNATEDQHDPPKPLVRRAGAKSRSRRKKQKKNPKQEAVPWKKPKGINSNSTANLEDPEVGDAESMAISEPIKGSRKPCVKQEELALKKPMAKCAWKGPREPPQDAQAEAESPGGASESDQDGGHESPPKKKAMAWVSAKNPAPMRKKKKVSLGPVSYVLVDSEDGRKKPVMPKKGPGSRREASVQKAPQGQQPAEATASTSRGPKAKPEGSPRRATNGENDSRSDWARASKWMRQEEQEWQNPERFDLGDHPY; this is encoded by the exons ATGTCCAAGACCATGGCGATGAACCTTCTGGAGGATTGGTGCAGGGGAATGGAAGTGGACATCCACAGGTCCTTATTGGTCACAGGTATCCCAGAGGACTGTGGGCAGGCAGAAATTGAGGAGACCTTGAATGGGGTCCTCGCCCCACTGGGCCCGTACCGCGTGCTCAACAAGATTTTTGTGAGGGAAGAGAATGTTAAAGCTGCCCTCATTGAGGTTGGTGAAGGTGTGAATCTGAGCACCATCCCCCGTGAATTCCCAGGAAGGGGTGGTGTCTGGAGAGTGGTCTGTAGAGACCCTACCCAGGatgctgagtttttaaaaaatctgaatgaaTTCCTGGATGCCGAGGGGCGCACCTGGGAGGATGTGGTCCGCCTGCTCCAGCTCAACCACCCCACCCTGTCCCAGAACCAGCATCAGCCCCCAGAGAACTGGGCAGAAGCTCTGGGGGTGCTCCTGGGAGCGGTGGTGCAGATCATCTTCTGCATGGATGCGGAGATCCGCAGCCGGGAGGAAGCCAGGGCCCAGGAGGCCGCTGAATTCGAGGAGATGGCAGCCTGGGCTTTAGCAGCAGGGAAGAAGGTGAAGAAAGAACCGGGGCTTGCAGCAGAGGTGGGTTCTGCCTTAAAGGCAGAGACCCCCAACAACTGGAATGCCACGGAAGACCAGCATGACCCTCCCAAACCTTTGGTTCGCAGGGCTGGAGCTAAGTCTCGCTCCAggagaaagaagcagaagaagaacCCCAAGCAGGAAGCAGTGCCCTGGAAAAAACCCAAAGGCATCAATTCCAACAGCACAGCCAACTTGGAGGATCCTGAGGTGGGTGATGCTGAAAGCATGGCGATCTCAGAGCCCATCAAGGGCAGCAGAAAGCCCTGTGTGAAGCAGGAGGAGTTGGCTTTGAAGAAGCCCATGGCGAAATGTGCCTGGAAGGGTCCCAGAGAGCCACCTcaggatgcccaggcagaagccgaGAGCCCAGGAGGTGCCTCTGAGTCAGACCAAGATGGTGGCCATGAAAGCCCGCCAAAGAAGAAGGCCATGGCCTGGGTTTCTGCCAAGAACCCCGCTCCcatgaggaagaagaagaaggtgaGCTTGGGCCCTGTCTCTTACGTCTTGGTTGACTCAGAAGATGGCAGGAAGAAGCCGGTGATGCCAAAGAAAGGGCCGGGCTCAAGAAGGGAGGCATCAGTTCAGAAGGCCCCTCAAGGCCAGCAGCCTGCCGAGGCAACAGCCTCAACCTCTAGGGGTCCGAAGGCCAAGCCAGAAGGCTCTCCTCGGCGTGCCACCAATGGTGAGAATGACAGCAGAAGTGACTGGGCTCGTGCCAGCAAgtggatgaggcaggaggagcaggagTGGCAG AATCCAGAAAGGTTTGATCTGGGGGACCACCCATACTGA
- the PNMA8A gene encoding paraneoplastic antigen-like protein 8A isoform X1, which produces MSKTMAMNLLEDWCRGMEVDIHRSLLVTGIPEDCGQAEIEETLNGVLAPLGPYRVLNKIFVREENVKAALIEVGEGVNLSTIPREFPGRGGVWRVVCRDPTQDAEFLKNLNEFLDAEGRTWEDVVRLLQLNHPTLSQNQHQPPENWAEALGVLLGAVVQIIFCMDAEIRSREEARAQEAAEFEEMAAWALAAGKKVKKEPGLAAEVGSALKAETPNNWNATEDQHDPPKPLVRRAGAKSRSRRKKQKKNPKQEAVPWKKPKGINSNSTANLEDPEVGDAESMAISEPIKGSRKPCVKQEELALKKPMAKCAWKGPREPPQDAQAEAESPGGASESDQDGGHESPPKKKAMAWVSAKNPAPMRKKKKVSLGPVSYVLVDSEDGRKKPVMPKKGPGSRREASVQKAPQGQQPAEATASTSRGPKAKPEGSPRRATNGENDSRSDWARASKWMRQEEQEWQVGQRSPRRWWVKRVMRRTLVHGRRWMTHQLRRNPERFDLGDHPY; this is translated from the exons ATGTCCAAGACCATGGCGATGAACCTTCTGGAGGATTGGTGCAGGGGAATGGAAGTGGACATCCACAGGTCCTTATTGGTCACAGGTATCCCAGAGGACTGTGGGCAGGCAGAAATTGAGGAGACCTTGAATGGGGTCCTCGCCCCACTGGGCCCGTACCGCGTGCTCAACAAGATTTTTGTGAGGGAAGAGAATGTTAAAGCTGCCCTCATTGAGGTTGGTGAAGGTGTGAATCTGAGCACCATCCCCCGTGAATTCCCAGGAAGGGGTGGTGTCTGGAGAGTGGTCTGTAGAGACCCTACCCAGGatgctgagtttttaaaaaatctgaatgaaTTCCTGGATGCCGAGGGGCGCACCTGGGAGGATGTGGTCCGCCTGCTCCAGCTCAACCACCCCACCCTGTCCCAGAACCAGCATCAGCCCCCAGAGAACTGGGCAGAAGCTCTGGGGGTGCTCCTGGGAGCGGTGGTGCAGATCATCTTCTGCATGGATGCGGAGATCCGCAGCCGGGAGGAAGCCAGGGCCCAGGAGGCCGCTGAATTCGAGGAGATGGCAGCCTGGGCTTTAGCAGCAGGGAAGAAGGTGAAGAAAGAACCGGGGCTTGCAGCAGAGGTGGGTTCTGCCTTAAAGGCAGAGACCCCCAACAACTGGAATGCCACGGAAGACCAGCATGACCCTCCCAAACCTTTGGTTCGCAGGGCTGGAGCTAAGTCTCGCTCCAggagaaagaagcagaagaagaacCCCAAGCAGGAAGCAGTGCCCTGGAAAAAACCCAAAGGCATCAATTCCAACAGCACAGCCAACTTGGAGGATCCTGAGGTGGGTGATGCTGAAAGCATGGCGATCTCAGAGCCCATCAAGGGCAGCAGAAAGCCCTGTGTGAAGCAGGAGGAGTTGGCTTTGAAGAAGCCCATGGCGAAATGTGCCTGGAAGGGTCCCAGAGAGCCACCTcaggatgcccaggcagaagccgaGAGCCCAGGAGGTGCCTCTGAGTCAGACCAAGATGGTGGCCATGAAAGCCCGCCAAAGAAGAAGGCCATGGCCTGGGTTTCTGCCAAGAACCCCGCTCCcatgaggaagaagaagaaggtgaGCTTGGGCCCTGTCTCTTACGTCTTGGTTGACTCAGAAGATGGCAGGAAGAAGCCGGTGATGCCAAAGAAAGGGCCGGGCTCAAGAAGGGAGGCATCAGTTCAGAAGGCCCCTCAAGGCCAGCAGCCTGCCGAGGCAACAGCCTCAACCTCTAGGGGTCCGAAGGCCAAGCCAGAAGGCTCTCCTCGGCGTGCCACCAATGGTGAGAATGACAGCAGAAGTGACTGGGCTCGTGCCAGCAAgtggatgaggcaggaggagcaggagTGGCAGGTGGGGCAGAGGAGCCCGAGGAGGTGGTGGGTCAAGCGGGTGATGAGGAGGACCCTGGTGCATGGCAGGAGGTGGATGACACACCAGTTGAGGAGG AATCCAGAAAGGTTTGATCTGGGGGACCACCCATACTGA
- the PNMA8A gene encoding paraneoplastic antigen-like protein 8A (The RefSeq protein has 2 substitutions compared to this genomic sequence), with translation MSKTMAMNLLEDWCRGMEVDIHRSLLVTGIPEDCGQAEIEETLNGVLAPLGPYRVLNKIFVREENVKAALIEVGEGVNLSTIPREFPGRGGVWRVVCRDPTQDAEFLKNLNEFLDAEGRTWEDVVRLLQLNHPTLSQNQHQPPENWAEALGVLLGAVVQIIFCMDAEIRSREEARAQEAAEFEEMAAWALAAGKKVKKEPGLAAEVGSALKAETPNNWNATEDQHDPPKPLVRRAGAKSRSRRKKQKKNPKQEAVPWKKPKGINSSSTANLEDPVVGDAESMAISEPIKGSRKPCVKQEELALKKPMAKCAWKGPREPPQDAQAEAESPGGASESDQDGGHESPPKKKAMAWVSAKNPAPMRKKKKVSLGPVSYVLVDSEDGRKKPVMPKKGPGSRREASVQKAPQGQQPAEATASTSRGPKAKPEGSPRRATNESRKV, from the exons ATGTCCAAGACCATGGCGATGAACCTTCTGGAGGATTGGTGCAGGGGAATGGAAGTGGACATCCACAGGTCCTTATTGGTCACAGGTATCCCAGAGGACTGTGGGCAGGCAGAAATTGAGGAGACCTTGAATGGGGTCCTCGCCCCACTGGGCCCGTACCGCGTGCTCAACAAGATTTTTGTGAGGGAAGAGAATGTTAAAGCTGCCCTCATTGAGGTTGGTGAAGGTGTGAATCTGAGCACCATCCCCCGTGAATTCCCAGGAAGGGGTGGTGTCTGGAGAGTGGTCTGTAGAGACCCTACCCAGGatgctgagtttttaaaaaatctgaatgaaTTCCTGGATGCCGAGGGGCGCACCTGGGAGGATGTGGTCCGCCTGCTCCAGCTCAACCACCCCACCCTGTCCCAGAACCAGCATCAGCCCCCAGAGAACTGGGCAGAAGCTCTGGGGGTGCTCCTGGGAGCGGTGGTGCAGATCATCTTCTGCATGGATGCGGAGATCCGCAGCCGGGAGGAAGCCAGGGCCCAGGAGGCCGCTGAATTCGAGGAGATGGCAGCCTGGGCTTTAGCAGCAGGGAAGAAGGTGAAGAAAGAACCGGGGCTTGCAGCAGAGGTGGGTTCTGCCTTAAAGGCAGAGACCCCCAACAACTGGAATGCCACGGAAGACCAGCATGACCCTCCCAAACCTTTGGTTCGCAGGGCTGGAGCTAAGTCTCGCTCCAggagaaagaagcagaagaagaacCCCAAGCAGGAAGCAGTGCCCTGGAAAAAACCCAAAGGCATCAATTCCAACAGCACAGCCAACTTGGAGGATCCTGAGGTGGGTGATGCTGAAAGCATGGCGATCTCAGAGCCCATCAAGGGCAGCAGAAAGCCCTGTGTGAAGCAGGAGGAGTTGGCTTTGAAGAAGCCCATGGCGAAATGTGCCTGGAAGGGTCCCAGAGAGCCACCTcaggatgcccaggcagaagccgaGAGCCCAGGAGGTGCCTCTGAGTCAGACCAAGATGGTGGCCATGAAAGCCCGCCAAAGAAGAAGGCCATGGCCTGGGTTTCTGCCAAGAACCCCGCTCCcatgaggaagaagaagaaggtgaGCTTGGGCCCTGTCTCTTACGTCTTGGTTGACTCAGAAGATGGCAGGAAGAAGCCGGTGATGCCAAAGAAAGGGCCGGGCTCAAGAAGGGAGGCATCAGTTCAGAAGGCCCCTCAAGGCCAGCAGCCTGCCGAGGCAACAGCCTCAACCTCTAGGGGTCCGAAGGCCAAGCCAGAAGGCTCTCCTCGGCGTGCCACCAATG AATCCAGAAAGGTTTGA